Below is a genomic region from Isosphaeraceae bacterium EP7.
GAGACGATGGGTTCGGGCGTCGCCGTGCTCGACTACGACGTCGACGGCGACCAGGATCTGTTCTTCGTCAACTCGATGAACTGGCCGGGCGCGAGCGAGAGCGCCGCACCCAAGCCGATCCAGGCGCTCTACCGGAACGACGGGAAAGGGAACTTCGAAGATGTCACGGTTGCCTCGGGCCTGGACGTCACGCTCTTCGGCATGGGCGCGGCCGTAGGCGATTACGACAACGACGGCGACCCCGACCTGTACGTCACAACGCTCGGCGGCGGTCACCTCTACCGCAACGACGCGGGTAAATTCGTCGACGTGACGGCCGCGGCCAATGCCGGCGCGGGGACGGGCTGGCTGACGAGCGCGGGGTTTTTCGACCTGGAGAACGACGGCGACCTCGACCTGTTCGTCTGCAACTACGTGAGCTGGACCGCCGCCTATGACCGGGGTCAGGATTTCCAACTCGTCGGGACCGGCCGCGGTCGAGCCTATGGGCCGCCGACGATGTTTGGGGGTGCCTTCTCGGTGCTCCTGCGCAACGACGGCGGGACGTTCACGGACGTGAGCGAGAAGGCCGGGATCCAGGTGCGGACGCCGGGGTTGAAGGACCCCGTCGGGAAGTCATTGGGGCTGGCGCCCTATGACGTCGACGGCGACGGGTTCGTCGACCTGGCCGTGGCGAACGACACGGTCCCCAACTTCTTCTTCCACAACCTGAAGGACGGCACGTTCGAGGAGATCGGCGTCACCAGCGGGATCGCCTTCGACCAGGCCGGCGCGGCGCGTGGAGCGATGGGCATCGACTGGGGGCACTTCAAGAACGACGAAGCGGTGGGGCTGGCGATCGGCAACTTCGCCAATGAGATGACCGCGCTCTACGTGAGCGACGACCCCACCACGATGCAGTTCTCCGACCTGGCCAACTTGTTCGGCCTCGGCGCCCCCACGCAGCCGCCGCTCAAGTTCGGGCTCTTCTTCCTGGATTACGACCTGGACGGACGTCTCGACCTGCTCTCCGCGAACGGGCATCTGGAGAGCGACATCGCCAAAGTGCAGCGGTCGCAGACCTACGAGCAATCGGCCCAGCTCTTCTGGAACACGGGCCAGCCGGGCCGGATGCTCTTCGCGCAAGTGCCCCCCGAAGTCGCGGGCCCCGACCTCTTCAAGCCGATCGTCGGGCGCGGAAGCGCCTATCTCGACGCGGACGGCGACGGCGACCTCGACGTGGTGCTGACCGCCAATGGCGGGCCCGCTCGCTTGTTTCGCAACGAGGGGGGGCCAAATCACAGCTTGAGGCTCCAACTGGTCGGCAGCAAATCGAACCGAGACGCGATCGGGGCGAAGGTGGAAGTCAAAATGGGCGAAGAACTCCATCGCCGGCAACTCTTCCCTTGTAAGAGTTACCTCTCCTCGGTCGAGCTTCCGCTGACGTTCGGATTGGGGAAGGCCGAGTTCGCCGAGAAAGTGACGATCCGCTGGCCGTCGGGGACCACGTCCGTGTTTGAAAATGTCCACGGTGGCGGTCTTCGCAACATTGACGAAGAGAAGGGTTTGCGGGAATAAACCGGGCGGACCGGGAATTGCATTCAAGTCGGGCCGCGGTCCTCGAAAATGCCCTCCCGCTTGTGCGGGACTCGTGTGATATATTCAAGTCCAGAGCGATCCTCGACCGGGTGGCCCCGGGGTTGCTTTAAGTGACGAGCGTGGGGTGCAAACGCTCCCAGCGTGGCGGTCACTTGCGACACGCGTCGCGACTTCTCACGAGCTGAGCGGCATCAACGAGATAGCATCCAGGGAGCGTGTACCGGCGGTGGGCGTGGGCGAGAATGCTGGCCGACCCGAAGTGGCCAGATCTCCGCACGCCGGTCGGGCGAGATCGGGACGACCGCGAGACCCTTGACGGGTGCGGCCCACCGGCGAGCCTGGCGTCACACCCGCCGGTTGCTCCTCTTCGAGAGGGTCGATCGCAATGCAAGCCTCGGCGACGCGATCCGCAGCCTGGCTCCTCTCGGCCGCACTGGCCTGGGGCCTGCTCTCGCCCTTGAAGGCGGAGACCCCCGCGACCGGCGGCCTCCCCCCTGCGGCGGCACCGGTGGTCGACCCCGACACTGCACTCCGCCGCGGGCTCGACCTCGAACGCGAACGGAACTGGCAGGGCGCGCTCGACGTCTACGACGATGCGGCCAGCCAGTGGCCCAGCCGCGCCGAGTTCGGCCATCGCCGGCGGCTCTGTGAGATCCACCAGAAGCTGACCAAGCGTTACCAGGATCAGAGCTTCCGCTCGGTCCTGCTGAAGCTCTCGCACGATAAGTCGCTGGAACTCTACGACGAGGTGCTCGAGCGGATCGACTCCCAATATGTCGATCCCGTCCCCGTGCTGCCGCTGCTGCGCAGGGGGCTGGATAACGTCGAGGTCGCCCTCCGCGATCCCGAGTTCCTCAGCCTCAACTCCCCACAGATGAGCCGCGAGAAGATCGACGGGCTGAGGTCGGCCTTGCGGGCCCGACGCGATCACCTGACCGCGAACGACCGACTGGGCGCCCGGGCCGAGGCCGACGCCGCGTGCGAGATCGCCCGCACATGGCTTGGCATCGCCCCAGCCGCGATCGTCCTGGAGTTCATCTATGGCGCGTGCGACGCGCTGGATGACTACACCGCCTGCCTGACTCCCGACAAACTCGATGACCTTTACGCGATGATCGACGGCAACTTCGTCGGCCTGGGAGTCGAGCTGAAGAAGGACGACTCGGGCCTGAAGCTCGTCGGCGTCATCCGCGGCGGGCCCGCCTGGGAGGCCGGTATCAAGGTCGGAGACCGGATCACGGCCATCGCAGGGTTGTCGGTGAAGGGGCAGAGCCTCGACCAGGCGGCCAACAGGTTGCAGGGGAATGAAGGGACATCCGTCGAGCTGGATTTGCTCCGCGTGGACGGATCGAGGAAGCTGCTCAAGCTCGTCCGTCGGCCTGTCGAGGTCGAGAGCATCGCCCAGGCCCGGATCGTCGAGCCGACGCTCGGGATCGGCTATGTCCAGCTCACCGGGTTCCAGAAGACCTCGACCGAGGAACTTGAGAAGGCGATCGCCGACCTTCAGAAGCAGGGGCTGCGATACCTGGTCCTCGACCTGCGAGGCAATCCCGGCGGGCTCCTGAACGTGGCGGTCGAGATGGCCGATCGCTTCCTGGGCTCGGGCGTGATCGTCTCGACCCGCGGGCGTGCCTACGGCCAGACCCAGGTCTATCAGGCGTCGGGCCGGCCGGTCTGGACGTTCCCGATGAGCGTGCTGGTCGACCGCGACAGCGCCAGCGCGAGCGAAATTCTCGCCGGTGCGCTTCAGGAGCTGAGGCGTGCGACCGTGGTGGGCGAGCGGAGCTACGGCAAAGGGTCGGTCCAGAGCATCTTTTCGCTGAGGACCGTCCCCGCAGGCCTGAAGCTGACGACCGCCAAATTCTACTCCCCGACGAAGCGGGCCTACAGCGAGCAGGGAGTCACCCCCGACGTCGTGGTCTCCGTGCGTGCCCGTCCCGTGGCCGACCGGACCCGGGACGTGGAAACTGCGACCGCCGCCAGCGACTTCGGCCAGCCTGACCGCGATCAGGTGCTCTCGCAGGCGATCACGCAGGCCCGACGAAGGCTGACCGCAGCCCGCTGACGGCCTTACCGGCATGGGCCGGGCCTGCTTGCTTTCCCCCGGTCCGAGGCTGCACCCATGGCCGACGTCGCGACCAGGTCCGCGTCCAACTCCAAGCTCGACCCTTCGACGGCCTGGACGGCCGTCACCGACCTTCCCTTGAAGGGCCTGAGTCTGGCTCGCGAGGCCGGTCGGCTGCTGGCTTGGGACGAAGGGGGGCAGGTCTCGATCTACGGCGTCGACGGCGAACTCCAGGCGACGACCCGGATGCCCGAGACGATCATCGCCGGGGCGATCAGCGACGACGGATCGCTGATCGCACTGGTAGGTGCTGGACAGCGGCTCTGGCTTCTCGACCGAGCGCTGGAACGGACCACCGATCGCGGCACTGTGCCCGACCCCTCGTGCCTGGCGATCGATCCGCACGGCCGATACGTGGCCGTGGCATCGAAGATCAATATCACTCAGATCTACAACCGCTACGGCAAGCACGCGGGGAAGTTCGAGACCCGGCAGCCGCTGGCCCACCTTCTGTTCGTGCCCGATCGGCCGTTCCTGATGGGCACCGCGGCCTACGGCACGATCGCCGGGATCGACCTGGGCGTCCGGGGGGGGAAGCTCGATCCCGAGGTCCAATGGCAGGAGAACCTCACCTCGAACGTGGGGAGGCTGGCCTGCACGGGCGACGGATCGATGATCCTGGCCGCGTGTTACACGCACGGGATCCAGAGGTATGACCTGCGAGGACATAACGATGGGTCGTACCATCTGGGGGGCTCGACCTCTCACGCCGTGCCCGACTTCGCCGGGACCCTGATCGCGGTCACGACCCTGGAGAATGAGCTGGCGGTCCTGAGCGCGGGCGGGGCCGTCCGCTGGCGTACCGAGCTTCCCAGGGCGGCCAATGCCCTGGCGGTCGACGCCCTTGGTTCCTACCTGATTTATGGCCTGCCGACCGGCGAGATCGTCCGTCTCGACTTGCGTGGCGGCATCAAGTCGGACGTCGGCATGGGCGAGCCGGGGACCGACGAGCGTCCGGCGGCGGCGCCGGCAGTCCGGGCGGGCGGGGGATCGGTGCGTCGGCCCGACTGGCTTGAGCCGGTCGTGCCGACGGTTGAGATGGCCGAATTCGCCGTGGTCGCGGTCGTCGACGATCCCCTCCGAATCGGCGTCATCAGCCCGCAGAACAAGCTGCAACTTTACGACGCCGCGGGCCATAAGCTGGGGCAGGCCCCCGAGATCCATGGGGTCGGGCGCATCCTCAGGTCGTCGAAGGGCTGGATCGCGGCGGCCACCGATCGGAACCTGGTGCTCTGTGACCTGGTGGCCAATACCGCCCGTCGAATCGACCTGGACCTGGTCGAGGTCACCCACCTGGCGATCGATCCCGACGACTTCGGACTGGCGATCGTCCAGGAGCGAGACAGGATCGGGCGAGCGACGCCCGCGGGGCGCTGGATCTGGAAGCACGAGCTGA
It encodes:
- a CDS encoding CRTAC1 family protein, with the translated sequence MTRQSRNAASTMIAAAAFALVAGCTKPVPPPVLPKAEAPVAPKITERATLPTVTFKDVTAESGLHFIHVSGAAGEKLLPETMGSGVAVLDYDVDGDQDLFFVNSMNWPGASESAAPKPIQALYRNDGKGNFEDVTVASGLDVTLFGMGAAVGDYDNDGDPDLYVTTLGGGHLYRNDAGKFVDVTAAANAGAGTGWLTSAGFFDLENDGDLDLFVCNYVSWTAAYDRGQDFQLVGTGRGRAYGPPTMFGGAFSVLLRNDGGTFTDVSEKAGIQVRTPGLKDPVGKSLGLAPYDVDGDGFVDLAVANDTVPNFFFHNLKDGTFEEIGVTSGIAFDQAGAARGAMGIDWGHFKNDEAVGLAIGNFANEMTALYVSDDPTTMQFSDLANLFGLGAPTQPPLKFGLFFLDYDLDGRLDLLSANGHLESDIAKVQRSQTYEQSAQLFWNTGQPGRMLFAQVPPEVAGPDLFKPIVGRGSAYLDADGDGDLDVVLTANGGPARLFRNEGGPNHSLRLQLVGSKSNRDAIGAKVEVKMGEELHRRQLFPCKSYLSSVELPLTFGLGKAEFAEKVTIRWPSGTTSVFENVHGGGLRNIDEEKGLRE
- a CDS encoding S41 family peptidase: MQASATRSAAWLLSAALAWGLLSPLKAETPATGGLPPAAAPVVDPDTALRRGLDLERERNWQGALDVYDDAASQWPSRAEFGHRRRLCEIHQKLTKRYQDQSFRSVLLKLSHDKSLELYDEVLERIDSQYVDPVPVLPLLRRGLDNVEVALRDPEFLSLNSPQMSREKIDGLRSALRARRDHLTANDRLGARAEADAACEIARTWLGIAPAAIVLEFIYGACDALDDYTACLTPDKLDDLYAMIDGNFVGLGVELKKDDSGLKLVGVIRGGPAWEAGIKVGDRITAIAGLSVKGQSLDQAANRLQGNEGTSVELDLLRVDGSRKLLKLVRRPVEVESIAQARIVEPTLGIGYVQLTGFQKTSTEELEKAIADLQKQGLRYLVLDLRGNPGGLLNVAVEMADRFLGSGVIVSTRGRAYGQTQVYQASGRPVWTFPMSVLVDRDSASASEILAGALQELRRATVVGERSYGKGSVQSIFSLRTVPAGLKLTTAKFYSPTKRAYSEQGVTPDVVVSVRARPVADRTRDVETATAASDFGQPDRDQVLSQAITQARRRLTAAR